The Colius striatus isolate bColStr4 chromosome Z, bColStr4.1.hap1, whole genome shotgun sequence DNA window ctcctgttcagcctcTGGCACCatcccccccaggccctttccctccagcagctttcaagcccctctgccccagcctggagcagtgcctggggttgttgtgacacaagggcaggacccagcacttgcccttgttaaaCCAATTGTTTAACAAGTTAAAATAAacaactggcctcagcccatcgctccagcctggccagaacCCTCTAAAGAGCCTTCCTAAATCAGCTCTCTGAGATGCCACGTGCTTGTTGAATGGATGTGAGGTCTCAAGGTCTTTTTGCTGTATATGTAGTGTTCTGgcctgggctggcagcaccAGGTGTATGTgctgtcctgcagagctgcGATGCTCAGTCCTTTCCCCTGACTCGCTAGATGAAGTGGGGTCTGGGATCTGCAGGACTGctgcactgctggctcctggctcTGTGAAGGGCAAGGTGGCTGCAGCAAGGGCAAAAGGGCCCGTTTTAGATGCTGTGACCTTtattcccttccttcctttgaGGGGATTGTTACGGGGCGTTCACGAGGCTCCCCCTGGAAAGGAAGCTGGTGTTGCTTTTGAGGAGTCTGTGAGCttgtttctctctgcttcacAGCTATTGATTTTCTGGAGAAAATACTGACATTTAACCCCATGGATCGATTAACGGCCGAGATGGGGCTGCAGCACCCGTACATGAGCCCCTACTCCTGCCCTGAGGATGAGCCCGTGTCTCAGCATCCGTTCCGCATTGAGGATGAGATTGATGATATCTTACTGATGGAAGCCAACCAGAGCCAGGTGTCTAACTGGGACAGGTATGTTACCCAAAGCTGGGCCAGAGGCCAGATACTGGGCTGAAACTCTTCAGGCAGAGCTTGGCTGGTGAGCCTCTGACCTGCTCTCGATTGGGTTAGGTCGCACTTGCTCCAGACCCACAGAAGACACCTGGTGTTGTTTCTTTATGCCATATGGTAATTCTAGCCCAAGCTGCCACCTTGCTGAAGCCAACAAGAGGTTTGTCCTTGATTTCCACAGGGAGCAGGTGTTGCATCTGCACATTCCCTTTATGGGGtatctttctgcttttggttttgttcacaGCCTGTATTGTCATCATGTGAGTTACAGCTGTTTAGATGATGCTGCAGTTCACAGAACcactgaatggtaggggttggaagagacctccagagacaatctaatccaactcccctgccaaaatctcctgccagagcaggtcccacctagatcaggtcacacaggaacgtgtccaggtgggtttggaaacctccaaggaaggagcctccacaccctccctgggcagcctgggccagggctccctcacctcagcactgaaacagtttttccataTCTTtaaggggaactgtttgtgttccagcttcatcctatcaccccttgtcctgtcactagatataggagaaaaaagtgctgccccaacctcctgacacccaccatttagatatttgtcactattaatgagctcccccctcaatctcctcttctccagactaaacagccccaggtcctgtagcctttcctcgtgaggaagatgttccagtgccctgatcatcttgatggccctgcactggcctctctccagcagttccctgtccctcttcagctcttccctctcttctctgTGTCTATAACACAAGTTATACAATAATGTAGTTCTTGTACTGGTGGGGGACCAGGCCTGATTTGCAGCTCTGTGTTTATCACTTTCCAATGTGTGTAAGCCCCAGAAGCTGCAGATCTGtggtctttaaaaaaagatcctTAATGGAgttgatttttaaatggtttgCTGAAAGTCACAGAGGAAGTTTAGAGTGGATCAGAGCCTTGAGCTGAGCACTCTCATGTCCTGGATGATCACCCGTTACTAAGCCTGACCTGGAGCAGGTAGGACAAAACAAGCAGCTAAGAATTAGCTAGGTTCATTTTCCTACAGAGCTCCTTCGAGATGAGATGGCTCAAAGTGCCTACAGCGTTGCTCCTCATGGCATAGCAATTAAATCTCTCCTTTTTAGTCCACTGTATTTCACcagaactgaaaaaagaaaagcctaaaTAAATCCCTCACCTTCGCTCTTATTAATCTCTTTGCCTGGGTGAACAAGTACCAGGCTGGAGGCTGGGGAGCAAAACCCAGCAAATTAGGTAAAGGGGAAAGCTGGTAGCTTTCCTTGGGCTATCTGTCTTCAGTGTATCCCCACAGGTCTGGGATCCCAGCCAATTGTAGCCAACAAAGCAGCAAATCTGTTGCAGGAGGTCACCTTGTCACCTTCTTATCTCttggcttttatttctcttagTGTGACAGAAGAAGCTGGGGTGTAAACTGTTGGTGCTGCCACCCAGATGGGGACATCTGCTATAGGGCCATAAATTCTGCAGCAGAAGCCAAGTATCACAGAGATAGGAAATTACTCTGCCTGTCAGAGAATCCAAGAATAGTTTGGTTGGATAAGATCTACtaccacggccctcagcacctcagctccatggctttgggatccctccagggatggggactgcaccactgccctaggcagcctgggacaggggctgacaaccctctcagggaaaaagttcctCCCAGTCTCCAGTCTAAActtccctggggcaacttgagctcttctcccttcttctgtcacttgtagcttgggagcagagactgaccacCACCTCCATCCATAATCTCTTGcaagggagtgtcagagagtgctgctgtgtcccctcaggctcctcttctccaggctcaacacccccattccctcagcccctccccagcacccttgtgctccagccccttccccagctctgtgcccggctctggccacgctgcagcccctcagtgtccctgtggcagtgagtgaggggcccagcactgagcacagccctggagctgcagcctccccagggcccagcataggggacaatccctgccctgctcctgctacCTCACTATtcctgatcccagccaggctgcccttggccttcttgcccccctgggcacgctgctggctcctgttcagcccctggcaccatcCCCctcaggccctttccctccagcagctttccagcccctctgccccagcctggagccaggcctggggttggtgtggcacaaaggcaggacccagcacttggccttgttgaacctcacaccATTGGCTTTGGCCCATGGCTCCAACCTGGCCAGAGCCCTCTGAAGAACctttctgccctcaagcagatctactcACCTGCACAGCTTTGTGTCAGCAAACTGCCTGAGGGTGCTCTCGAttctctcatccagatcattgacaaagctgttaaacagaacaggccccagcaccaagccctggggaacaccactggtgagcAGCCGGCGACTGGATTTAGCTCTGTTCCCCATCACTCACTGGGCCTGGCCAGTGTGTTGTGAAGAGCATTTCATTGCTGAGACACAGAACTTCACTGTCTGGGATAACACATCTGTTAAAGGCAGCTCAGTTAGGATCCAGTAAAAGACGTGTCACATGGAGAACAGTACATAAAAACGGGTGTCGTTGGGTAGTTGCAGTCAAAGGAGTTTGACTGGCTTGAGAAGTTACTGCTTAGCAAGGCAGCCCTTCAGGTGTGCTCTTGGTCACAGTGTCAGAGTAAATTGGTCATGTCCAGTCTCAGTGGGgattttagcttttcttttttcactgttaTGGCCACAGAGAAGGAGCGCTCACCCCGGCTTGTCTGCAGGCTGAGGGTCAGTTGTGATCATATACTACTACTCCCTTTTTAATCCCAAGCAGAGGGAAGGTGATGAAGGGCTAAATGAAGGAGCCAGTTGGTTTGGTTGCTAGGCTTTTATTCCCTCTACTGGTCCTGTCCACGCAGCCTGAGCAACCCTCAGGCTTCTCATAAATCACATCTTCCCCCCAGCCTTTGTTAACGCACACAAAAGAGGTCTCTGACACTAATAACAACTTAAAGCTGTGTAGTTAGGTGACATACTGGCCATGGATGAGCagaaatagcagcagcagcatacaTACCACTGCTGTTTCTAATAGTAGCACGTTTTCTGCTGCAGGTACCACGTCAGCCTCTCCTCCGATTTGGAATGGAGACACGACAAATACCACGACATGGATGAGGTTCAGCGGGACCCCCGGGCAGGGTCTGAGTCCATCGCCGAGGAAGCACAGGTTGACCCACGGAAATACTCCCAAAGCAGCTCGGAGAGGTTCTTGGAGCTATCCCACTCATCCATGGACCGAGTATTTGATGCAGATTGTGGGAAATCATGCGATTACAAAGTGGGGTCGCCTTCCTACTTGGACAAGTTGCTGTGGAGAGACAATAAGCCCCATCATTACTCAGAGCCCAAGCTGATCTTAGATTTATCTCACTGGAAAAGAGCAACCATAGCACCAGGAGCTGAGCTATCGCTGGAAGAAGAGCCATCCAACCTCTTCCTGGAGATTGCTCAGTGGGTGAAGAGCACACAGGTGGGTCTCGAGTGTGCCAGTCCTCTCCCAGAGATTCAGGAACGGAGCCTGCCGTCTTCTCCTCACCATCTCCACAAAGAACCCGCGGAGGTGAACAGTGAAACAGACCCCGAGTTTGACCTGGATGTCTTCATCTCCAGGGCACTGAAACTTTGCACAAAACCCGAAGATCTTCCAGACAACAAGCTCAGTGACATCAATGGGGCCTGCATACCTGAGCACCCTGGTGAGATTGTACAAACAGAGGTGTACCAGAAAGAGCGATGGTGAGGAACCCATGCCCGGGACGCCCCGCTatctctccctgcccctctctGATGTGTGGCCCTTGCCCCGGGGCTGAGTGGCTTCCATTTGTCATTGAGCATCTGTTTTTAACACGATACCCCATGCCTTTTTCCCAAAAGGCAAGCACAAACCACGTGCCCCTTTTGATGCCTTAGAAATGCCTTTAAGGGGATCAAGAGGCACGAATGAAATGCTGAGTTTCTTACACTGCCTTGCAATCTCTGGGACCAGTTTGAAGCTTAAATGTACGAGGGGGAAGATGATGGTACGTGCTAGATTTACAAACAGAATTCGTAtcaacttcttttcctttcttttcctataGCATCTTAAAATGACGAGGACAAAAGTCAGCATTTTCGCTATGGTGAGATCCCCTCCTGGTTTGATGTGTTCCCAAAACGCCAAACTCTGAGCTCCTCTGAGGCCCCCGAGTGAGTAGAGGCGGTAACGGAGTGAAGCGATGCCAGGCAGTGCCCCTCAGGCAGCGGAGCGCGGAACTAGACAAGAACTCTTCGAGAATGGTAATGGGGAAGGAATTTCACCTACAAAATACGGGCCACTTGGGACTGGATTTAACTTTTCCTGATCAGAAGACTTTGGTGAAGCGCGTTCTCCTTGTCTGCTTCCTCGCACAGACATTCTCCTTTCTGTTGCACGTGGTAGAGCTGAGCTCCATGAGTGCTCAGGAGGCCCCATGTGATGCATTTCAAGTGTAACAGCCTGGTGCTGCGAGTCCTGTGTCGGGCAGCTGCCCAGCAGACCACCAGATTCTGCTGGTAAGGGCTGGATGGGAGCTGAGAGCCAGAAACAAGGTGTCTCACGGTGTTGTTCTGCCTCGTACCACCAGCTGCACAGACACAACAAGGGCACCCACCTTTGCTCGTTAAAAAAGGCATGAAAATACTCCTATTATACCTTCTGACAAAGATGCTGTGAAGGAAACAAGAGTTCCTGTGGCATTAGATTCGTAACTGGCCACTTTGCTTCTGTCTTCATTGGAAGATGATGGTGCCTGCAGGCAGCCAAGCGCCATTTGTAAATAGACGCAAACGCAACCCATCTACTGCAACGTCTGTTTTCATCCACACTCCTGAGCACTTTAACAATGAATCAGCTAACAAGAGCTTGTGTAGGGAAGAAATATTCTATACTTATATTTAATCCAACTCAGCAGTTTTTTGAATGGCAGCATCTACTGTAAATAGCGTCGTGAAAGCCAGTCTGCTTCCCTTGCCACCCTGACACGGCAGCACTGCTGTCACCTGGGAAAGAGAAACCACTGTACTTGGTAACTCCAAGGTCCATGTTTAACTGTGTGGATTCTTTCTATCCCTTTTAACAAACAATCTACTAATTGTtctgagatgtgaagaaaacTCAGTGGAGACTTGGGTGATGCCTGACTGCAGCACTTACTGTGTTAACCCTGGTTTCTCTTCCTGGTGGGATCGAGTACAGGTTTAGCTGTAGGAGAGCTTGTGCTGGGCATTGGTGAGCCCAAACCCGTGTTCTCCTTGTGGAGATCTCTCCTCAGGCTGATGGAAACGTCGTCACTCTGATTAGCAGCAGAGGTGTGAAAGCTGCTGGCTGTGTGGATGGCATGGGGTGGAAGTCCTGGGGCAGGGGTGCAGAAGGCGTGTGGAAGGGAAAGCTGTTGGAGGAGGCATCTGGGAGGCAGAGACGTTGGGCTCTGGTCTTTGCTCCGAGCGTGTGGACGTCCCCCACAGCAGTTTAGAAAGGGGAAACGAGAGAAACAACGCATTGCTTCTCCGTGTGTCGCAGATTATTGATATACCTCAACTAAAGCTCAGCACTTTTCCTGGTGGTGGGGGAAATTCAGACGCCGAGGAAGTGGAGCAGATCCAAACCCATCCGCAGCAGCACGGGACTGACCTGCCGTGGTCACGCTTAGGCatgtgcccagcagcagccagcaaaggctggaaggggatagctggggctggagtgagtgagtgtgtgcCACGAGgagggggcagcagcagctgcagttgtGTCTCATCACTCCCTGTtccagccaggaggagaggAGCTCGGCTTCTGGTAGGGGATGCACAAACACTGCACCAGGGACATCGACTGCAAACCACTCATTTGGGAGCCAACGGAGTTTCAGCTCAAAGGATGAGATCAGCAACGTGAGAGATGACTTTTAAAACTCTCTTCTGATAAATTCAGTGTCTGTTTGCTGCCGTTGGGTTAAGCAGGGAGAGGTGCTGACCTGTGAACTCGCATCACACCGCAGCGTTTTCCTCAGCGGGCGTCGGTCGCCACGTCCTCAGATGGCAGAAGCCATTTTCCGTGGGCTGTCGCATTGGGGCGTAAGGGACAGTTTATTAAGGCTGTgaaagttttgcttttgaatgttGTCTTCTAAGGAGCAGTGGGAGCTTGAATGCCCACAGTTCCAGGGTAACATTAACCTCACAAGAAGCAAACGGAGCATTCTGCCACTGCTCTGGGTTTCCCATCTCAAGTTCGTGAGCTGTTATTTAACGTTGTTTCATAACCTCAGCATCACGTGGTAGGGGATAAGGGGTGGGAACTAGAGGAGTGGCTTGAATTTGTTACCTGAGAGTGCTCAGCTGATCACAAAGCCAGATTTATTTCTCATGTACAACAATAAAATTCAAGGCCTGACCCTTCTTCGCTTGGCAGCCTGTGTTTGTTGTGCTTATTATGAGGCTTGAGGCGTTTGTTCC harbors:
- the MAPK4 gene encoding mitogen-activated protein kinase 4, whose translation is MAEKCDCIASMYGYDLGCRFVNFRPLGFGANGLVLSALDSKSCRKVAVKKITIGDARSMKHAFREIKIIRRLDHDNIVKVYEVLGPKGTNLRGDFFKFNVVYIVQEYMETDLARLLEQGKLAEEHAKLFMYQLLRGLKYIHSANVLHRDLKPANIFISTEDLVLKIGDFGLARIVDQHYSHKGYLSEGLVTKWYRSPRLLLSPNNYTKAIDMWAAGCILAEMLTGRMLFAGGHELEQMQLILETIPVIHEEDKEELLKVMPTFINSTWEVRKPLRKLLPEVDSEAIDFLEKILTFNPMDRLTAEMGLQHPYMSPYSCPEDEPVSQHPFRIEDEIDDILLMEANQSQVSNWDRYHVSLSSDLEWRHDKYHDMDEVQRDPRAGSESIAEEAQVDPRKYSQSSSERFLELSHSSMDRVFDADCGKSCDYKVGSPSYLDKLLWRDNKPHHYSEPKLILDLSHWKRATIAPGAELSLEEEPSNLFLEIAQWVKSTQVGLECASPLPEIQERSLPSSPHHLHKEPAEVNSETDPEFDLDVFISRALKLCTKPEDLPDNKLSDINGACIPEHPGEIVQTEVYQKERW